From Pseudomonadota bacterium, one genomic window encodes:
- a CDS encoding transposase, with translation MTQPRYIVPGMTVMVTRRTLRRTHLFRPDPELTELYRYCLAVSAQRHGIRLHAAILMSSHHHLVL, from the coding sequence ATGACGCAACCACGCTACATCGTCCCTGGAATGACCGTGATGGTCACGCGCCGCACGCTGCGGCGCACCCACCTGTTTCGTCCAGACCCCGAGCTGACCGAGCTCTACCGGTATTGCCTGGCCGTTAGCGCGCAGCGGCACGGGATACGTTTGCACGCGGCGATCCTGATGTCATCCCACCATCATCTGGTGCT